From Vicia villosa cultivar HV-30 ecotype Madison, WI unplaced genomic scaffold, Vvil1.0 ctg.006006F_1_1, whole genome shotgun sequence, the proteins below share one genomic window:
- the LOC131642881 gene encoding PKS-NRPS hybrid synthetase cheA-like, with protein sequence MQNSGVDPPLMKCDVTQTCVDTTDVFVTGQKFATRKEAISWIKEVGIRNKVTVIITRSDTKTGKRGRSDKLVFRCDRGGKYKKSDSETQSASKRCGCPFKIRSTPSKDGSGWKIDVTCEVHNHGLPDRFEGHAFVSRLNTDDKQHIIDLTKRHVPPRHILLSLQERDPENVTRITQIYKHKSKIQKDIMDPRTEMQQLLKLVEESGYVYWSRKKDESEVTNKYKQPLFEIVGMTSTKLTFAVAFACMESEQTDTFCWVLDKLKQLFIKQNDCPQVILTDRDLALMKAIETVFPKKTNLLCRFHINKNVKSKCKEHVVDDMREIVEKMWFELTRASDEMEYHQRLKQLEDAC encoded by the exons ATGCAGAATTCCG gtGTGGATCCTCCTTTGATGAAATGCGATGTAACTCAAACATGTGTGGATACAACTGATGTTTTTGTAACTGGTCAAAAATTTGCTACAAGAAAAGAGGCGATAAGTTGGATTAAGGAGGTTGGAATCAGGAATAAAGTGACAGTTATAATAACTCGTTCAGATACAAAAACAGGCAAGAGAGGAAGAAGTGATAAATTAGTATTTCGTTGTGATAGAGgtggaaaatacaaaaaatcagATAGCGAAACCCAAAGTGCTAGTAAGAGATGTGGTTGTCCTTTCAAAATTAGGTCAACACCGTCGAAAGATGGTTCTGGATGGAAGATCGATGTAACATGCGAAGTACATAACCACGGCTTACCTGATAGATTTGAAGGGCATGCTTTCGTAAGTCGACTAAATACAGATGATAAGCAACATATTATTGATTTGACAAAACGCCATGTTCCACCAAGACACATATTATTGTCATTGCAAGAGCGTGACCCGGAGAATGTCACTCGGATCacgcaaatatacaaacataagaGTAAGATACAAAAAGACATAATGGATCCCAGAACAGAAATGCAACAATTGCTCAAGTTGGTTGAAGAATCAGGTTATGTTTACTGGAGTAGGAAAAAGGATGAGTCagaagtt acaaacaagtacaaGCAACCGTTGTTTGAAATAGTTGGTATGACATCAACTAAATTAACATTTGCTGTTGCATTTGCCTGTATGGAATCTGAGCAGACAGATACTTTTTGTTGGgtattggataagttgaaacagTTGTTTATCAAGCAGAATGATTGTCCTCAAGTAATCTTGACTGATAGAGATCTTGCTTTAATGAAAGCCATTGAAACAGTATTTCCAAAGAAAACTAATTTGCTTTGTCGATTTCACATCAACAAAAACGTGAAATCAAAGTGTAAGGAACATGTTGTGGATGATATGCGAGAAATAGTGGAGAAAATGTGGTTTGAACTTACAAGGGCTAGTGATGAGATGGAGTACCATCAAAGGTTGAAACAACTTGAGGAtgcatgt